The region caaattaaacgttttaatattatttaaaacccAGCCAACCTGGAAATGGATGATGATGATTGTTATtagttcagtttagtttagtttctcTTTTACTATCTCCTTAAATTTGTCTTGAGCAAATCAAACATGCAacaatacacttatttatttacactCTTACACAATCCTAATAATTGACCAACATTACAGATTACCCCGTCACATTACCCTCAACCACACAACAATTTCAGTAACGTATTATATACAAATTTTATGCATAATGAAATTAGAGAAAATGTTTACCTAATCATCTTACAATTTGGTACCTTATACAGTATCTCCTGCCTGAGGGCATCAGCTCATACTCCTTGTGGAGAATATGGCTTGGGTCACCAATCATTTTTAGACTTCCAGACCTCTCAAAAATTTCCAGAAGAGAAAATGGgaacaacaaaaattatttttcctGCTGTTCTAACCACATATTGAAGTTGTGATCTAAGTTTAATTCAAATTGCCAAATCATATTGTAAAACCATAACATATTATAGATTCAAAATCTGATGACTTGATGACTCCATTGCAGACTCAGATTTGTGGCCATTATATCAGagaaagtttaattaatttaatttaatgattgataattataatgatattaatagtattattttatattaatgttatagTATTAGTTATAtacatatgtaataaatataaaaaataatttaataatagaatagaataatatgttatatacatacaaaataaatacatagttAAGATAAATTATTAACAATATATGTACTTCACATTCACTGCCATTTTAGGTTGTTTGATCTGCAACAGCCAAAAGCTTGCTTATGTtcatattaaaatgaacaaaaattctatatttgcatgtaaaaaatcAACAATAACAGTTTTAGCCATTCATTAAGGTTAGATCAAATAATCTTCATCGCGCAAATAATGTGCATTTAGGAAAAAGGAACCAAATGCTAAAGCAGACACAATGTAAAATTAGTGGAAATGCAAGatgaacaatgaacaaaaaaatgttttctttctttctcacaggTGTCAAAATGGAAGAGTCTCTTCCCCCAGGCACCAGCTTGAAATGCACAATCTGTAACTTCACAGCAGATTCACTTCTTACATTCCAGCACCACATCCTTTCACACCTGTCACAGGCAGCCTTCAGATGCAATCACTGCCACATCAGCTTCCAGAACCACAGGGAACTGCTGCAGCATCAAGACTTGCACGGACACTCCGGGAAGATTCGCAGGGAGAGCGACAGTGAGAACTCCCcaagaggaggagaggaaagccTACAGGCCACACGAGCAGAACTGTTGGGCAGGAAGGATGTGGTTATGCAAAGTCCCAAGAACACACCTAACAAGGCCAACAGTCCTGATGGAGAACTCGAAAGACTGGAGAAAAAACCTACCCTCGGCCTGCAAAAGGGAGAAAGTCACCCAGGAAGCAAGGCTAGTTTCTCTTACACCAGAATCAAGTCGGAACCCTCTAGTCCACGGCTAGCCTCCTCGCCGGTCCAGCACAACATGGGCCCAACTTTCCCCATGGGTCCATTCCTGTCACAGTTTGCTTTCTCCCAGGACATTTCTGTGGTACCACAAGCATCTGAGATTCTAGCCAAAATGTCAGAGCTGGTGCATCGCAGGCTACGCCATGGAGGGAACAGCTACCCTCCAGTCATCTACAGTCCTCTCATGCCAAAAGGAGCAACCTGCTTTGAATGCAACATCACTTTCAATAATCTAGACAACTACTTAGTTCACAAGAAGCACTACTGCAACAGTCGCTGGCAGCACATGGCGAAGTCTCCAGACTTCTCCAGTGTTCCGGACAAGGTGTCCGATGCCATAAGTCCAAACAGTGGCCACACTTCGGTCGGTATGCTCCCTGGGTGCCTTCCATCAGAAACCGACAGTCATCTCGTGACAACAGCTTGCTTGAATTCATCCGTTTTGGATATTATGAACGCTGGTGGGAAAGTGCCAGAAAAAGACCTTCCTGGGCAAGTAAAGAAGGTTACTACACCAACAGGAGTTGAGGAACGGCTCGGAGGAAAACAGCCTGAGGTGAAGAGTCCCAGCACGTCTTTGGTGGACGGTGACAACGACCCAAACAAGACCACCTGTGAAGCATGCAACATCACCTTCAGCCGTCATGAAACGTTCATGGTTCACAAGCAGTACTATTGCGCCACTCGCCATGACCCACCCATGAAACGAATGTCTGCAAAGGTGCCTGCCATGCAGCGGACCATGAGAACACGCAAGCGGAGGAAGATGTACGAGATGTGTCTACCTGACCAAGACCAACGGCAACCCATGGGGCCACAGCCAGGATTTTTGGGCATGCCCAATCTAGGGAATCCCTGTACATCCCAGGAAACGGTAGAAAGTCTGTCTGACCGCTTCCATCCACGATGTGACATCTTTCCAAGCCTTGTCCCGAAACACTTAGATGCTTCTCTTACCATCTCCAAGCCTATTCTTGCCCCCAAAGGTAACACTATTGCAGAGCCACAGGAACTAGATGCTCCGATAGATCTGAGCAAAAAGTGCTCACCTCTTCCAGACAAGTCATGCAACTCCCCCAAAAGACTCTTGGACTATCACGAATGTACCGTGTGCAAGATCAGTTTTAACAAAGTGGAGAACTACCTTGCCCATAAACAGAACTTTTGTCCTTTCACATGTGCTCAGCATGGCGAGATCAGCAGTCTGGAGCAGCCGATGTTCCCGGGTGTCAAGAGCGAAGGCAATAATTCAGAAGACATCTATGATAAGAGTTCTGTGAAATGTGAGAAAAACGGTGGCAAGTTGATGGTGCAAAACGGAAGCATGTTTCCACCACAACTCGGGCCGGCGACGGATCTGAAAGCTTTCAGTGATTCATCGCTCATGACTTCGAAAGATGAGAACAAGAACATGTTTTTGCCTCACTGTCTCTATCCTGGAGCAATAAAGAAGATGAAAGGTACAGAGCCGATATCACCATATTTCGGGATTAAAAGCACCGACTACATGGCAGGGAGTCTCGTTATGCAGGGTGAGGCGGCCGAACAGGAGCAAAGCAGCAACGGCGCAGGTGAGACGGGCACAGAACCACCTGCGGCCAATGGCTGCCCCCATCCCGGCAAGGAGCCGCTGCCCCTGCTGCCCAAAAACAGGGGCATGGTGATTGTCAACGGTGCTCATAAAGAAGATCGCCAGACACCAGAAACACCCCAGCAAGAGAATCAGCCTCACAACACCTCATCACCAGAGGAACAAACCTCTCCCACATGGGGAGCCGAGAATCCTCCCGACCCAAACGAGAATGTATCGCCAACTTCGAAATCGCCTGTGGAGGAATCCGCACCCGCCGGAAAAGGCATAAATGGGTCAGCGCCGCCAGCAGGCAGTGGGAAGTATTGCCGCCTCTGTGACATCCAGTTCAATAACTTGTCAAACTTTATCACTCACAAGAAGTTTTACTGCTCATCACATGCCGCCGAGCATGTGAAATGAAATTCGCTCTTCTTCCCTCGTCTTTTTTGGGTACACGGTCGTGTCTGAAATAGTGCATCATGCAGTTTTATATACTGCTTGTGGACAATCAAGAGAAGCTTCTTCTTTCGTTATTTGAAGacttaatgcaaaataatgaagaaaaaaaaatccaagtgtAATATTGGTGCCACTttcaccttttatttattttacaatcagtATTAATAGAAGTAGTGCTcttaatttaaattcaaagaaAGTTTATATCAGAGTTGTTTGTAATGTTAATGTATAGTCATTCTTGTGTAGCAGACATATTGTTTACAATGTACGTTAGGTTCAAGGAGACCATAGGCACAGGATACAAAACTGAAATGCGATTTAGACCCAACAATAGCTACTGGAGCACTTGTGTATTCTTATTTGCTGGTACAGTTTTTTGTATATGTCCAAATGTCACTTGCAGTATGATTCTCTTGACTTCAGCCTTAAAACAGTTCGGAGGGATAACCAGGCACAACGCTGCAGCTCATGTTTTGGCATATACTGTACACATGGCTTTGCATATATATATGTTGCTGTTTGTCTGTCTTTTCTTGGACTCAGAAGTGGATGTTTAAATGAGGATGGCAGCATTCTTGTATAGTACTTGTATTTCTGTTTGCTGATACACCTTGTTCTCCCTTTTTAAAAATTTGCTCTCAGCGCAATACtt is a window of Carassius auratus strain Wakin chromosome 16, ASM336829v1, whole genome shotgun sequence DNA encoding:
- the LOC113115845 gene encoding zinc finger protein ZFPM2-like, which encodes MMEGEELVAFAVDFDSRLQAVSHMSLGEGMYPARLLDTIQLLPQQAAMASILPTAIVNKDIFPCKACGIWYRSERNLQAHLMYYCSGRQREPDNISEETDASSHQTPNICPFPQCNKSFSNPRALEMHLSSHSSVKMEESLPPGTSLKCTICNFTADSLLTFQHHILSHLSQAAFRCNHCHISFQNHRELLQHQDLHGHSGKIRRESDSENSPRGGEESLQATRAELLGRKDVVMQSPKNTPNKANSPDGELERLEKKPTLGLQKGESHPGSKASFSYTRIKSEPSSPRLASSPVQHNMGPTFPMGPFLSQFAFSQDISVVPQASEILAKMSELVHRRLRHGGNSYPPVIYSPLMPKGATCFECNITFNNLDNYLVHKKHYCNSRWQHMAKSPDFSSVPDKVSDAISPNSGHTSVGMLPGCLPSETDSHLVTTACLNSSVLDIMNAGGKVPEKDLPGQVKKVTTPTGVEERLGGKQPEVKSPSTSLVDGDNDPNKTTCEACNITFSRHETFMVHKQYYCATRHDPPMKRMSAKVPAMQRTMRTRKRRKMYEMCLPDQDQRQPMGPQPGFLGMPNLGNPCTSQETVESLSDRFHPRCDIFPSLVPKHLDASLTISKPILAPKGNTIAEPQELDAPIDLSKKCSPLPDKSCNSPKRLLDYHECTVCKISFNKVENYLAHKQNFCPFTCAQHGEISSLEQPMFPGVKSEGNNSEDIYDKSSVKCEKNGGKLMVQNGSMFPPQLGPATDLKAFSDSSLMTSKDENKNMFLPHCLYPGAIKKMKGTEPISPYFGIKSTDYMAGSLVMQGEAAEQEQSSNGAGETGTEPPAANGCPHPGKEPLPLLPKNRGMVIVNGAHKEDRQTPETPQQENQPHNTSSPEEQTSPTWGAENPPDPNENVSPTSKSPVEESAPAGKGINGSAPPAGSGKYCRLCDIQFNNLSNFITHKKFYCSSHAAEHVK